From Fibrobacter sp., the proteins below share one genomic window:
- a CDS encoding glycosyltransferase family 4 protein, giving the protein MHIIHITQCLGGVEVYICNAVNACAAEDNSTSFTIFAPKDFRCNLKSRNVNFIHWEPKRSINPFSDISFLLKLIRHLKKLPEDSIVHCHSAKAGVLGRIAGKIAGFRTLYTPHAFSFLSAEHKFLRSIYKFIERRMVPFTDLIVATSESERKRAIKNVKISPEKVITWTNSIFRPEKSASESSFSNKNYICTVARPCYQKNLDMLVRVMAIIVKSTEIKCIILGAGHYSPQKDHLVKLIKNYNLDDKIELIEWLDRKDALQVIAGSKLYVSSSRYEGLPLSVVEAMGLGKACIVTDVDGNRDCVENGKTGAVVPVNNDAFMAERIVNLLTDESERKKLEKAALERFNTFFNLEITGTNLFEVYKKIKTDMFSSSEGSNNVYKN; this is encoded by the coding sequence ATGCATATAATTCATATAACACAGTGCCTTGGCGGCGTTGAGGTTTATATCTGCAACGCAGTGAATGCCTGTGCCGCAGAAGACAACAGCACATCTTTTACAATATTCGCGCCTAAAGATTTCAGGTGTAACCTGAAGAGCCGGAATGTCAATTTCATTCACTGGGAACCTAAGAGGAGTATTAATCCTTTCAGTGATATTTCTTTTCTTCTCAAACTTATCCGGCATCTCAAAAAACTTCCCGAGGACTCCATAGTTCATTGCCACAGCGCAAAAGCAGGTGTACTGGGAAGAATAGCAGGAAAGATTGCAGGGTTCAGAACTCTTTACACCCCTCACGCATTTTCCTTTCTTTCTGCAGAGCACAAATTCCTGAGATCCATTTATAAGTTTATCGAAAGAAGAATGGTTCCCTTTACTGATTTGATAGTCGCGACTTCTGAATCAGAAAGAAAAAGGGCAATAAAGAATGTAAAGATTTCCCCTGAAAAAGTGATCACATGGACAAATTCCATTTTTCGACCCGAGAAGTCAGCCTCTGAGTCCAGCTTCTCCAATAAAAATTACATCTGTACTGTTGCCCGTCCATGCTATCAGAAAAATCTGGATATGCTCGTAAGAGTGATGGCAATAATTGTCAAATCAACAGAAATAAAATGCATAATCCTTGGTGCCGGGCACTATTCTCCGCAAAAAGATCATCTTGTTAAACTCATAAAAAATTATAATCTGGATGATAAAATCGAGCTGATTGAATGGCTGGACAGAAAAGATGCTCTACAGGTCATAGCAGGCTCAAAGTTATATGTATCAAGCTCAAGATATGAGGGTCTGCCGCTCTCAGTAGTGGAGGCTATGGGATTGGGAAAGGCTTGTATCGTAACCGATGTAGATGGCAACAGGGACTGCGTTGAAAACGGAAAAACAGGAGCTGTTGTACCTGTAAACAATGATGCATTCATGGCTGAAAGAATAGTTAACCTTTTAACAGATGAATCTGAACGGAAAAAATTGGAAAAGGCCGCACTTGAGCGATTCAATACATTTTTCAACCTTGAGATTACGGGAACCAACCTCTTTGAAGTCTATAAGAAGATCAAGACGGATATGTTCTCCAGCTCTGAAGGAAGTAACAATGTCTATAAGAATTAA